From Quercus lobata isolate SW786 chromosome 1, ValleyOak3.0 Primary Assembly, whole genome shotgun sequence, one genomic window encodes:
- the LOC115990279 gene encoding zinc finger protein BRUTUS-like, producing MGTPFPGLQHRDGGGGVAVMAGPVKAMEPTPSKTCLKNSSLKPPILIFLFFHKAIRSELERLHHAAVTFATAGGDIKPLFDRYHFLRAIYKHHCNAEDEVIFPALDIRVKNVARTYSLEHEGEIVLFDQLFELLKSNLQNEESYRRELASCTGALQTSISQHMFKEEEQVFPLLIEKFSFEEQAMLVWQFLCSIPVNMMAKFLPWLSSSISSDERQDMQKCLCKIIPEEKLLQQVVFAWMEGLRVSEMQKSCEDNLKVRCQDSVASAFISQTEQGKCACESSKTGKRKHMELNADHTNSTVSCPIDEILLWHKAIKIELNDIAEAARKIQISGDFSDLFAFNKRLQFIAEVCIFHSIAEDKIIFPAVDAELSFAQEHAEEKIQFDKLRCLIESIQSAEANSTSAEFCTRLCSQADQIMDNIQKHFHDEEAQVLPLARKHFSAEKQRELLYKSLCVMPLKLIECVLPWLVGSVSDEEALFFLQNMYMAAPASDSALVKLFSGWACKGRLRNVCLSSSAISGCSARVSTGKEEYVSQPLCACASLSSSEEKRSFTQADDNRRPVKRGISIPQEDSDAHHSTEAGNSVILPCSNQSCCVPGLGVNGNNLGVTLAAAKSLRSLSFSPSAPSLNSSLFNWEIDIACTDAGSATRPIDNIFKFHKAIRKDLEYLDVESGKLNDCNETFLRQFTGRFRLLWGLYRAHSNAEDDIVFPALESKETLHNVSHSYTLDHKQEEKLFEDISSVLSALTQLHERLNSTKFSDHSVESNFDSSDHNDTMRKYDELSTKLQGMCKSIRVTLDQHVFREELELWPLFDRHFSVEDQDKIVGRIIGTTGAEVLQSMLPWVTSALTQEEQNKMMDTWKNATKNTMFSEWLNEWWEGNSAASPQTTTSGSSISLGTDAYESLDHSDLTFKPGWKDIFRMNQNELESEIRKVSRDSTLDPRRKAYLIQNLMTSRWIASQQKLPQATAGESSNSEDLLACSPSFRDSEKQVFGCEHYSRNCKLRAACCGKLFTCRFCHDKISDHSMDRKATTEMMCMCCLKIQPVGPVCSTPSCGGLSMAKYYCSICKFFDDERTVYHCPFCNLCRLGNGLGIDYFHCMTCNCCLGIKLVDHKCREKGLETNCPICCDFLFTSSATVRALPCGHFMHSDCFQAYTCSHYVCPICSKSLGDMAVYFGMLDALLASEELPEEYRDRCQDILCNDCDKKGTAAFHWLYHKCGFCESYNTRVIKVDSSHNCSTSN from the exons ATGGGGACTCCATTTCCGGGCCTGCAACACCGAGACGGTGGTGGCGGCGTGGCGGTAATGGCGGGACCAGTGAAAGCTATGGAGCCCACACCGTCGAAGACTTGTTTGAAGAACTCGTCGCTTAAGCCCCCGATCCTAATCTTCTTGTTCTTTCACAAGGCTATACGTTCCGAGCTCGAGAGGTTACACCATGCCGCCGTCACTTTTGCTACCGCCGGCGGCGATATCAAGCCCTTGTTCGACCGCTACCATTTTCTCCGAGCTATTTACAAGCACCACTGCAATGCCGAGGACGAG GTTATCTTTCCAGCTCTGGATATACGTGTAAAGAATGTTGCCCGAACTTACTCACTAGAGCATGAGGGAGAAATTGTTCTTTTTGATCAGTTGTTTGAGCTGTTAAAGTCAAATTTGCAAAATGAAGAAAGCTATAGAAGAGAGTTGGCTTCTTGTACTGGAGCTCTTCAAACATCAATTAGCCAGCATATGTTCAAGGAAGAGGAACag GTCTTCCCCTTGCTTATTGAGAAGTTTTCATTTGAAGAGCAGGCCATGTTGGTATGGCAGTTTCTTTGCAGCATTCCTGTCAACATGATGGCGAAATTTCTTCCTTGGCTTTCTTCCTCTATATCATCTGATGAACGTCAGGACATGCAGAAGTGCTTGTGCAAGATAATTCCAGAAGAGAAGCTTCTTCAGCAG GTTGTATTTGCCTGGATGGAAGGGCTAAGAGTGTCTGAAATGCAGAAAAGTTGCGAAGATAATCTTAAGGTCAGATGTCAAGATTCTGTGGCTAGCGCCTTTATCAGTCAGACTGAGCAGGGGAAGTGTGCATGTGAATCTTCCAAAACTGGTAAAAGGAAGCATATGGAGCTAAATGCTGATCATACCAATTCCACTGTTTCTTGTCCTATAGATGAAATATTGCTTTGGCATAAAGCTATAAAAATAGAGTTGAATGATATAGCTGAGGCTGCTAGGAAGATACAAATTTCTGGAGATTTTTCTGATTTGTTTGCATTCAACAAGAGGCTGCAATTCATTGCAGAGGTCTGCATCTTTCACAG CATTGCCGAGGACAAAATTATATTCCCTGCTGTAGATGCAGAACTCTCTTTTGCTCAGGAGCATGCagaagaaaaaattcaatttgaCAAGCTTAGGTGCCTGATAGAAAGCATCCAAAGTGCTGAAGCCAACTCAACGTCTGCTGAATTTTGTACAAGGTTGTGCTCTCAGGCTGATCAAATAATGGACAACATACAGAAACATTTTCATGATGAGGAAGCTCAG GTTCTTCCACTTGCTCGAAAGCATTTTAGCGCTGAAAAACAGCGTGAACTCCTGTATAAGAGTTTATGTGTGATGCCCTTGAAATTGATTGAATGTGTCTTGCCATGGTTGGTAGGATCAGTTAGTGATGAAGAAGCCTTATTCTTCCTCCAGAATATGTATATGGCAG CTCCAGCATCAGATTCTGCACTGGTCAAACTTTTTTCTGGCTGGGCCTGTAAAGGTCGTTTAAGGAATGTTTGCTTGTCTTCAAGTGCAATCAGTGGTTGTTCTGCAAGGGTGTCGACCGGCAAGGAAGAATATGTTAGCCAACCGCTCTGTGCATGCgcttctttgtcttcttctgAGGAAAAACGTTCATTCACTCAAGCAGATGACAATAGAAGGCCGGTCAAACGTGGAATCTCAATACCACAGGAAGACAGTGATGCTCATCATTCTACGGAAGCTGGGAATTCTGTTATATTACCTTGCAGTAATCAGTCTTGCTGTGTCCCTGGGTTAGGAGTGAATGGCAATAATTTAGGAGTGACTTTAGCTGCAGCAAAGTCACTACGCTCCCTATCCTTTAGTCCTTCTGCTCCTTCCCTTAATTCAAGTCTTTTTAACTGGGAAATAGACATAGCCTGTACTGATGCTGGATCTGCAACACGACCTATTGATAAcatatttaaatttcataaaGCCATTCGCAAAGACTTGGAGTATTTGGACGTTGAATCCGGAAAGCTTAATGATTGCAATGAGACCTTTCTTAGGCAGTTTACTGGCAGATTTCGTTTGTTATGGGGTTTATATCGGGCTCATAGTAATGCAGAGGATGATATAGTATTCCCAGCATTAGAATCTAAAGAGACTCTTCATAATGTGAGCCACTCTTACACTCTGGACCACAAGCAGGAAGAGAAACTATTTGAGGATATTTCTTCTGTGCTTTCTGCACTTACACAACTGCATGAGCGCTTGAACAGTACAAAATTTTCTGATCATTCAGTTGAAAGTAACTTTGATTCTTCTGATCATAATGATACCATGAGAAAGTATGATGAGCTCTCCACTAAGCTTCAGGGCATGTGCAAATCCATTAGAGTAACATTGGATCAACATGTTTTCCGGGAAGAACTAGAGTTGTGGCCACTGTTTGACAGACATTTTTCTGTGGAAGATCAGGACAAAATTGTTGGTAGAATAATTGGTACCACAGGTGCAGAAGTCCTTCAATCAATGTTGCCATGGGTCACTTCTGCTCTTACTCAGGAGGAGCAGAATAAAATGATGGACACGTGGAAGAATGCAACTAAAAATACAATGTTCAGTGAATGGCTTAATGAATGGTGGGAGGGAAATTCTGCTGCATCTCCACAGACGACAACATCGGGGAGTAGCATTTCACTAG gCACTGATGCTTATGAAAGCTTGGACCACAGTGATCTCACTTTCAAGCCTGGATGGAAAGATATCTTTAGGATGAATCAAAATGAGCTTGAATCTGAAATAAGAAAAGTTTCTAGAGATTCAACTCTTGATCCAAGAAGAAAAGCATATCTTATTCAAAATCTTATGACCAG TCGGTGGATAGCATCTCAGCAGAAGTTACCTCAGGCAACAGCAGGTGAAAGTTCAAATTCTGAAGATTTACTTGCATGTTCTCCATCGTTTCGTGATTCAGAGAAACAAGTATTTGGGTGTGAGCATTACAGCAGAAATTGTAAGCTCCGTGCTGCTTGCTGTGGCAAGTTATTTACATGCAGGTTCTGCCATGATAAAATCAGTGACCATTCAATGGATAG GAAGGCTACAACTGAAATGATGTGTATGTGCTGCTTGAAAATTCAGCCTGTTGGACCAGTTTGCTCAACTCCTTCATGTGGTGGACTATCAATGGCAAAGTACTATTGCAGTATTTGCAAATTTTTTGATGATGAAAG gACAGTTTATCATTGTCCTTTTTGCAATTTATGCCGTCTGGGGAACGGACTTGGCATTGATTACTTTCACTGCATGACGTGCAATTGTTGCCTGGGGATAAAGTTGGTAGATCACAAGTGCCGGGAGAAAGGTCTGGAAACAAACTGTCCCATTTGCTGTGATTTTTTGTTCACGTCAAGTGCGACTGTTCGAGCTCTTCCATGTGGCCATTTTATGCATTCAGATTGCTTCCAG GCGTACACCTGCAGTCACTATGTTTGCCCAATTTGTAGCAAATCTTTGGGAGATATGGCC GTTTACTTCGGCATGCTTGATGCTCTATTGGCTTCTGAGGAACTCCCAGAAGAATACAGGGATCGTTGTCAG GATATACTGTGCAACGACTGTGATAAGAAGGGGACCGCAGCCTTCCACTGGCTATACCACAAGTGTGGGTTTTGCGAATCCTATAATACCCGGGTAATTAAGGTTGATTCCAGTCACAACTGTTCAACATCAAACTAG